In one Ornithinimicrobium pratense genomic region, the following are encoded:
- a CDS encoding metal-dependent hydrolase family protein, translating to MDRILFRGGVVVDGSGAEPSTGDVLVVDGRVAAVGSDVVGLDEGTAGERTRVVDCTGAFVTPGLFDCHVHFLFEQPTMVQILQTPFSLPFYEAIDRMRRTVATGITYVRDAGGADLGLAEAVRRGHVLGPRMQVAIQMISQTGGHGDDWHVCGAHVGLLAEHPGMPSAVVDGPIEMRRKVRELVRAGADVIKVATSGGVLSPRSNPSHGHLRDDEVAELVREATAAGLNVMAHAIATDGIKTAIRNGVRSIEHGIYLDDEAIELMLEHGTWLVPTLSAPRAVLAQADAGAPMSDAVVAKARRVAAVHDASVRRAIEAGVKVAMGTDCGVGVHGTNLEELGHLAALGMPAAKVWAAASGVAAELLGVEAQHGTLEAGKVADVVVIDGAYDEWTGLGERVREVWMAGERVSSRG from the coding sequence ATGGACCGGATTCTTTTCCGTGGTGGTGTCGTGGTCGACGGCTCGGGTGCCGAGCCGTCGACGGGTGACGTCCTGGTGGTGGACGGCCGGGTCGCGGCGGTCGGCAGCGACGTTGTGGGGTTGGACGAGGGGACAGCAGGCGAGCGCACGCGGGTGGTGGACTGCACGGGCGCATTCGTCACCCCCGGGCTCTTCGACTGCCACGTGCACTTCCTCTTCGAGCAGCCCACGATGGTGCAGATCCTGCAGACGCCGTTCTCCCTGCCGTTCTACGAGGCCATCGACCGGATGCGGCGCACGGTCGCGACCGGCATCACCTACGTGCGCGACGCCGGCGGTGCGGACCTGGGGTTGGCGGAGGCGGTGCGGCGGGGGCACGTGCTCGGGCCGCGGATGCAGGTGGCGATCCAGATGATCAGCCAGACCGGCGGGCACGGTGATGACTGGCACGTGTGTGGCGCGCACGTCGGCCTGCTGGCGGAGCACCCCGGTATGCCGTCGGCGGTGGTGGACGGGCCGATCGAGATGCGGCGCAAGGTCCGCGAGCTGGTGCGGGCCGGCGCGGACGTCATCAAGGTGGCCACGAGCGGCGGCGTCCTCTCACCCCGGTCCAACCCCAGCCACGGCCACCTGCGTGACGACGAGGTCGCCGAGCTGGTGCGCGAGGCCACCGCCGCGGGGCTCAACGTGATGGCGCACGCGATCGCCACCGACGGGATCAAGACGGCGATCCGCAACGGGGTCCGCTCGATCGAGCACGGGATCTACCTCGACGACGAGGCCATCGAGCTCATGCTCGAGCACGGCACCTGGCTGGTGCCCACCCTCAGCGCTCCGCGGGCGGTGCTGGCCCAAGCCGATGCGGGCGCCCCGATGTCGGACGCCGTCGTCGCCAAGGCCCGCCGAGTCGCCGCTGTGCACGACGCGTCGGTGCGCCGGGCGATCGAGGCCGGCGTGAAGGTCGCGATGGGCACCGACTGCGGGGTGGGCGTGCACGGCACCAACCTCGAAGAGCTCGGGCATCTGGCCGCCCTCGGGATGCCAGCCGCCAAGGTCTGGGCGGCCGCGTCCGGTGTCGCCGCGGAGCTGCTGGGGGTCGAGGCCCAGCACGGGACGCTGGAGGCGGGCAAGGTCGCCGACGTCGTGGTCATCGACGGTGCGTATGACGAGTGGACCGGGCTGGGGGAGCGGGTCCGGGAGGTCTGGATGGCCGGGGAGCGCGTCAGCTCCCGCGGGTAG
- a CDS encoding HNH endonuclease signature motif containing protein: MKQSWTGEVLRTTAGEVREGRLPATRLPGEQVVGCLREAGREATYADLATQEVARLQEAELRSGLEAVSTVASALQRARVRLACEARQRGLHTAEGMSLADWLALRCPDLAKPVLHALVRMAQAGQEQVHAPLVDGVLTGGMSLERAATLHRALTRIRRAVSPEEYGQAVDLMAKSGCKPDFDDQDISAIISKLLQECLPEKDHEERRRAQHELRDVHESSLADGSVKRIIMTFGDDADYAAVKAILTSPLAAPASREEVKATGEEDRRTPGQRRYDALMTVVRRGVAGSKGQPTTTKATLIVTLDLETLRRSLAETDGQLPGCGATAAGATVSAESIRRLACEADIIPMVLGGPSEVVDQGRRHRLVTPGQRVRLAVRDKGCTVPGCTVPATWCDAHHVIPWARGGRSDLSNYALLCPRHHTWVHERGLSATVDDHGVTWHLR; encoded by the coding sequence ATGAAGCAGAGTTGGACCGGAGAGGTGCTCCGGACCACCGCGGGGGAGGTCCGGGAGGGTCGGCTGCCCGCAACCCGGCTGCCCGGGGAGCAGGTGGTGGGGTGCCTGCGCGAGGCGGGGCGGGAGGCGACATACGCTGACCTGGCCACTCAGGAGGTTGCCCGGCTGCAGGAGGCGGAGCTGCGGTCGGGGTTGGAGGCGGTCTCGACGGTCGCCTCCGCGCTGCAGCGGGCGCGGGTGCGGCTGGCCTGCGAAGCACGCCAGCGAGGGCTGCACACCGCTGAGGGGATGAGCCTGGCCGACTGGCTGGCTTTGCGTTGTCCGGACCTGGCCAAGCCGGTGCTGCACGCCCTGGTCCGTATGGCGCAGGCGGGCCAGGAGCAGGTCCATGCCCCGTTGGTCGACGGTGTGCTGACCGGAGGTATGTCGCTGGAGCGGGCGGCCACTCTGCACCGGGCCCTGACGCGGATCCGCCGGGCAGTGTCGCCCGAGGAGTACGGGCAGGCCGTGGACCTGATGGCGAAGTCCGGCTGCAAGCCGGACTTCGACGACCAAGACATCAGCGCGATCATCAGCAAGCTGCTGCAGGAGTGCCTGCCGGAGAAGGACCACGAGGAGCGACGGCGGGCCCAGCACGAGCTGCGCGATGTGCACGAGTCGTCGCTGGCCGACGGCTCGGTCAAACGGATCATCATGACCTTCGGCGACGACGCCGACTACGCGGCCGTCAAGGCGATCCTGACCTCCCCGCTGGCGGCACCGGCCTCCCGCGAGGAGGTCAAGGCGACCGGTGAGGAAGACCGGCGCACGCCCGGGCAGCGGCGCTACGACGCGTTGATGACCGTGGTCCGCCGCGGCGTCGCCGGCAGCAAAGGTCAACCGACCACCACGAAGGCGACCCTGATCGTCACCCTCGATCTGGAGACCCTGCGGCGCAGCCTGGCCGAGACTGACGGGCAGCTGCCCGGATGCGGCGCCACCGCCGCCGGGGCCACCGTCAGCGCGGAGTCGATCCGGCGGCTGGCCTGCGAGGCCGACATCATCCCGATGGTGCTCGGCGGACCGTCGGAGGTCGTGGACCAGGGCCGACGCCACCGTCTCGTCACCCCCGGGCAGCGGGTCCGCCTGGCCGTGCGTGACAAGGGTTGCACCGTCCCGGGCTGCACCGTGCCCGCGACCTGGTGCGACGCCCACCACGTCATCCCCTGGGCCCGGGGCGGCAGGTCAGACCTGTCCAACTACGCCCTTCTCTGTCCCCGGCACCACACCTGGGTGCACGAACGAGGGCTCAGCGCGACCGTCGACGACCACGGCGTCACCTGGCACCTGCGATGA
- a CDS encoding YciI family protein: protein MKYVVLLMADGAVPEWSGMTQEEQAAVMGRFEAFDDACREREGVQILAGEALGAGDTAIVVRTRDGQRTITDGPFAEAVEQLGGFYLLEAPDVDVVLELLEQLPPYDLQISPVVDPM, encoded by the coding sequence ATGAAGTATGTCGTGCTGCTGATGGCCGATGGTGCCGTCCCGGAGTGGTCCGGGATGACCCAGGAGGAGCAGGCGGCGGTGATGGGCCGCTTCGAGGCGTTCGACGACGCGTGCCGTGAGCGCGAGGGGGTACAGATCCTCGCCGGTGAGGCGCTCGGTGCCGGCGACACCGCCATCGTCGTCCGCACACGCGACGGGCAGCGCACCATCACCGACGGGCCCTTCGCCGAGGCGGTCGAGCAGCTGGGCGGCTTCTACCTGCTCGAGGCCCCGGACGTCGACGTCGTCCTGGAGCTGCTCGAGCAGCTGCCGCCCTACGACCTGCAGATCAGCCCGGTCGTCGACCCGATGTGA
- a CDS encoding RNA polymerase sigma factor, whose protein sequence is MDAAEELARVVREEWGRLVSLLLARHGRLDLVEDALADAVEAAARQWERDGMPSNPPAWLVTVARRRILDRLRAEAMARRKVPLLVTDVHREGAAAMADPGDLVEDDLLRLVLMCTHPALAPEAASALALRLVLGVSTHDIARLFLVPEPTMAARLTRAKKKIVAAGVPFAVPGADRLPARLGVVAQTAYLAFTAGYAPGSGPDPVRVDLAGEAVRLVRVVRGLRPEEPVLTSLLALVLLQHSRRHARVDTDGRLVLLPDQDRALWQHEEIAEAVALLDAPVLAGPLSAQAASYLIQARVAAEHATAPSAGETRWDRVVAHYDVLLEVDPSPGARLARAVAVAESSGPAAGLSALEGLDLPESHRLAAVRAELLARTGDVAAARGAYSAALALCRNGSEREHLEVRRAQLDDARPAGRT, encoded by the coding sequence GTGGATGCGGCGGAGGAGCTCGCGCGCGTGGTGCGCGAGGAGTGGGGGCGCCTGGTGTCCCTGCTCCTCGCGCGCCACGGCCGGCTCGACCTCGTCGAGGACGCCCTCGCGGACGCCGTCGAGGCTGCGGCCCGACAGTGGGAGCGGGACGGTATGCCGAGCAACCCGCCCGCCTGGTTGGTCACCGTCGCCCGGCGCCGCATCCTCGACCGGCTGCGGGCCGAGGCGATGGCGCGGCGCAAGGTGCCGCTGCTGGTCACCGACGTGCACCGCGAGGGCGCGGCGGCGATGGCCGACCCCGGCGACCTCGTCGAGGACGACCTGCTGCGGCTCGTGCTCATGTGCACCCACCCGGCCCTGGCGCCCGAGGCGGCCAGCGCGCTCGCGCTGCGGCTCGTGCTCGGCGTGAGCACGCACGACATCGCTCGGCTGTTCCTCGTGCCTGAGCCGACGATGGCGGCCCGGCTCACCCGGGCGAAGAAGAAGATCGTCGCCGCGGGCGTGCCCTTCGCCGTGCCGGGAGCCGACCGGCTGCCGGCACGGCTGGGGGTCGTCGCGCAGACGGCCTACCTGGCGTTCACCGCCGGCTATGCCCCGGGCAGCGGGCCGGACCCCGTGCGCGTCGACCTGGCCGGTGAGGCCGTGCGCCTCGTCCGGGTGGTGCGCGGCCTGCGGCCCGAGGAGCCGGTGCTCACCTCCCTGCTCGCGCTCGTCCTGCTGCAGCACTCGCGCCGGCACGCCCGCGTCGACACCGACGGGCGCCTAGTCCTGCTGCCGGACCAGGACCGCGCGCTCTGGCAGCACGAGGAGATCGCGGAGGCGGTCGCGCTCCTGGACGCCCCGGTCCTGGCCGGACCGCTGTCGGCCCAGGCCGCGTCATACCTGATCCAGGCGCGGGTCGCGGCCGAGCACGCGACGGCCCCCAGTGCCGGGGAGACCAGGTGGGACCGGGTGGTGGCGCACTACGACGTCCTGCTCGAGGTCGACCCCAGCCCGGGGGCCCGCCTCGCCCGGGCGGTCGCCGTGGCCGAGAGCAGCGGTCCGGCCGCCGGCCTGTCGGCCCTGGAGGGCCTGGACCTGCCCGAGAGTCACCGGCTCGCCGCGGTGCGGGCCGAGCTGCTCGCCCGCACCGGGGACGTGGCGGCCGCGAGAGGGGCTTACAGCGCGGCGCTTGCCCTGTGCCGCAACGGCTCCGAGCGGGAGCACCTCGAGGTCCGGCGTGCGCAGCTCGACGACGCCCGCCCGGCTGGACGCACCTAG
- a CDS encoding ATP-binding cassette domain-containing protein, giving the protein MIETRGLTKDFVGRKDTVHAVRGVDLHVERGETVAVLGPNGAGKTTTMRMLTTLTRPTAGTARVAGYDVVQHPAQVRQRLGYVGQGNGAGHGQRALDELVVQGVTFGMNRRAARARAQDLMTGLDLAGKERTKVSDLSGGQRRRLDVAMGLMHAPELLVLDEPSTGLDPHNRANLWEHITALREEHDITLLLTTHYLDEADTMAARVVIVDDGQIIADDTPESLKSKHAGDRLTVTTANAEQTARLAARLEEWEATSEVRLDGATLTAGITAGSTRVPELVRTADADGIPITDLQVRRPTLDDVFLTLTGRSLREAHAATEPTPEAAA; this is encoded by the coding sequence ATGATCGAGACAAGGGGTCTGACGAAGGACTTCGTCGGACGCAAAGACACGGTGCACGCGGTGCGCGGCGTGGACCTGCACGTGGAGCGCGGCGAGACCGTCGCCGTGCTGGGCCCTAACGGCGCCGGCAAGACCACCACCATGCGGATGCTCACCACTCTCACCCGACCGACCGCCGGCACCGCCCGGGTGGCTGGGTATGACGTGGTCCAGCACCCCGCCCAGGTGCGCCAACGGCTGGGGTATGTCGGGCAGGGCAACGGCGCCGGCCACGGCCAGCGCGCCCTCGACGAGCTCGTCGTGCAGGGCGTGACCTTCGGGATGAACCGGCGGGCCGCGCGGGCGCGGGCGCAGGACCTCATGACGGGGCTGGACCTGGCCGGCAAGGAGCGGACCAAGGTCTCCGACCTGTCCGGGGGCCAGCGGCGTCGCCTCGACGTGGCGATGGGGCTCATGCACGCCCCGGAGCTGCTGGTCCTGGACGAGCCCTCGACTGGCCTGGACCCGCACAACCGGGCCAACCTGTGGGAGCACATCACCGCGCTGCGCGAGGAGCACGACATCACGCTCCTGCTGACCACGCACTACCTCGACGAGGCCGACACCATGGCCGCGCGGGTCGTCATCGTCGACGATGGGCAGATCATCGCCGACGACACCCCCGAGTCGCTCAAGAGCAAGCACGCCGGCGACCGGCTCACCGTCACTACAGCGAACGCGGAGCAGACTGCCCGCCTGGCCGCCCGGCTAGAAGAGTGGGAGGCGACCAGCGAGGTGCGCCTCGACGGTGCCACCCTCACCGCGGGCATCACAGCGGGTTCCACCCGGGTGCCCGAGCTGGTGCGCACGGCGGACGCGGACGGCATACCCATCACCGATCTGCAGGTGCGGCGCCCCACCCTGGACGACGTCTTCCTTACCCTCACCGGCCGCAGCCTGCGCGAGGCGCACGCCGCGACCGAGCCCACCCCGGAGGCCGCAGCATGA
- a CDS encoding glycoside hydrolase family 32 protein, translated as MTSHLRPTRHFTPRSTWMNDPNGLVFVDGVYHLFFQTNPEGVEWGNMSWGHATSPDLLTWTEHDVALRFSEQEAVFSGSVVVDHGNTSGLGDGDAPPLVALYTSHYEVGSPRAGTQAQSLAWSTDGGMTWRRYPGNPVLCRQSADFRDPKVFGHPTGWVMVAVEANHRQVVLYRSDDLLAWEHLSTFGPLGSTEGVWECPDLFELPVDGGPQTAWVLVVSLGAGGPAGGSGTQYFVGDFDDRTFTPLPGDTGRWLDVGPDHYAAVSFDNTGDRRIMIGWASNWAYARRTPTPTWRSSMSLAREVSLRRSPGGRPVLHQDPVLPDDLLQHRLAVPAGVRSTLTLTTDEGRDPLVLTVDAGADRITLDRSRCGDVTFSPDFPTVVEAPLPDRDGAVDVLVVVDASVVEVYALDGALTLTAQVFPSAPLTTLGVDAA; from the coding sequence GTGACGTCCCACCTTCGCCCCACCCGACACTTCACCCCGCGCTCGACGTGGATGAACGACCCCAACGGCCTCGTCTTCGTCGACGGGGTCTACCACCTGTTCTTCCAGACCAACCCCGAGGGCGTCGAGTGGGGCAACATGTCGTGGGGCCACGCCACCTCGCCCGACCTGCTGACCTGGACCGAGCACGACGTCGCGCTGCGATTCTCCGAGCAGGAGGCGGTCTTCTCCGGCAGCGTCGTGGTCGACCACGGCAACACCTCCGGGCTCGGCGACGGCGACGCTCCCCCGCTGGTCGCGCTCTACACCAGCCACTACGAGGTCGGATCGCCGCGCGCAGGCACGCAAGCGCAGTCGCTCGCCTGGAGCACCGACGGGGGTATGACGTGGCGCCGCTACCCGGGCAACCCGGTCCTGTGCCGCCAGAGCGCCGACTTCCGCGACCCGAAGGTCTTCGGGCACCCCACCGGGTGGGTGATGGTCGCGGTCGAGGCCAACCACCGCCAGGTGGTCCTCTACCGCTCGGACGACCTTTTGGCCTGGGAGCACCTGTCGACCTTCGGGCCGCTCGGCTCGACCGAGGGGGTGTGGGAGTGCCCGGACCTCTTCGAGCTGCCGGTCGACGGAGGGCCGCAGACCGCGTGGGTGCTGGTCGTCAGCCTCGGCGCGGGCGGACCCGCAGGCGGCTCGGGCACGCAGTACTTCGTCGGTGACTTCGACGACCGCACCTTCACGCCCCTGCCGGGAGACACCGGACGGTGGCTCGATGTCGGCCCCGACCACTACGCGGCCGTGTCCTTCGACAACACCGGCGACCGGCGCATCATGATCGGCTGGGCGAGCAACTGGGCCTACGCCCGCCGCACGCCGACACCGACCTGGCGCTCCTCCATGTCGCTGGCCCGCGAGGTGTCCTTGCGCCGCTCACCGGGCGGTCGACCGGTGCTGCACCAGGACCCCGTCCTGCCGGACGACCTGCTCCAGCACCGCCTCGCCGTGCCCGCCGGCGTCAGGTCGACGCTGACCCTGACGACCGACGAGGGCAGGGACCCGTTGGTCCTCACCGTCGACGCTGGCGCCGACCGCATCACCCTGGACCGTTCCCGCTGCGGCGACGTAACCTTCTCCCCGGACTTCCCGACGGTGGTCGAGGCGCCGCTGCCGGACCGCGACGGCGCGGTGGACGTGCTTGTCGTCGTGGACGCCTCGGTCGTGGAGGTCTACGCCCTCGACGGGGCGCTCACCCTCACCGCGCAGGTCTTCCCCAGCGCGCCTCTCACTACGCTTGGAGTCGACGCTGCCTAA
- a CDS encoding VOC family protein: MAIASMPSTVIDCPDPAIMAEFYGTMLDWKVEVDDDWADIRGPHGQCISFQQVEDYAAPVWPEQDVPQQMHIDVMVEDLDEAEAEVVRLGATKAERQPGETFRVFLDPAGHPFCLCVE; the protein is encoded by the coding sequence ATGGCTATCGCAAGCATGCCCAGCACGGTGATCGACTGTCCCGACCCCGCGATCATGGCGGAGTTCTACGGGACCATGCTCGACTGGAAGGTGGAGGTCGACGACGATTGGGCCGACATCCGCGGCCCCCACGGACAGTGCATCTCCTTCCAGCAGGTCGAGGACTACGCCGCGCCCGTCTGGCCGGAGCAGGACGTGCCCCAGCAGATGCACATCGACGTCATGGTCGAGGACCTCGACGAGGCGGAGGCCGAGGTGGTGCGGCTCGGCGCGACCAAGGCCGAGCGCCAGCCCGGCGAGACGTTCAGGGTGTTCCTGGACCCCGCCGGGCACCCGTTCTGCCTCTGCGTCGAGTAG
- a CDS encoding maleylpyruvate isomerase family mycothiol-dependent enzyme encodes MDTRDLQTWTTEHRLLFADAVDALGEEHAGDPTLCEGWDVRTLTGHMLQPIMVPSWRFMLTAARVRSMARACDVIAARLSDRPLAEVSGELRRRAGTPAEPWYIGAAGPYADSCIHLRDLTLPQGLGVTVQPDRWETVIDIIVSPRGQASFLASKGFLDGLAWRATDQDRVWGAGPLVEGTAEALAMTMSGRTAYLDQLDGDGVPLVRDRLAAARG; translated from the coding sequence GTGGACACACGCGACCTGCAGACCTGGACGACCGAGCACCGCCTGCTCTTCGCCGACGCCGTCGACGCCCTGGGCGAGGAGCACGCGGGCGACCCGACGCTCTGCGAAGGCTGGGACGTGCGGACCCTCACCGGCCACATGCTGCAACCCATCATGGTCCCCTCCTGGCGCTTCATGCTCACCGCCGCGCGCGTGCGCTCGATGGCGCGGGCTTGCGACGTCATCGCGGCCCGTCTCTCCGACCGGCCGCTTGCGGAGGTGAGCGGTGAGCTGCGGCGGCGCGCCGGCACGCCTGCCGAGCCCTGGTACATCGGCGCCGCCGGCCCCTACGCCGACAGCTGCATCCACCTGCGAGACCTCACCCTCCCCCAGGGCCTGGGCGTCACGGTCCAACCCGATCGCTGGGAGACGGTCATCGACATCATCGTCTCGCCCCGCGGTCAGGCGTCGTTCCTCGCCTCCAAGGGCTTCCTGGACGGGCTCGCGTGGCGAGCCACGGACCAGGACCGGGTATGGGGTGCCGGTCCCCTCGTCGAGGGCACCGCCGAGGCGCTGGCGATGACGATGTCCGGGCGCACGGCATACCTCGACCAGCTCGACGGCGATGGCGTGCCGCTGGTGCGCGACCGGCTCGCGGCCGCCAGAGGATGA
- a CDS encoding YtoQ family protein, with amino-acid sequence MSFYVYLSGEIHTDWRDQIQRGAEAAGLDVVFTAPVTDHPASDAAGDHLGETASQFWRDHQSAKVNAIRTRTLIRKSDLVVVRFGDKYKQWNAAFDAGYCAALGKPYVTLHEADTVHPLKEVDAEAQAWCTTTDQVVEILRYVLKA; translated from the coding sequence ATGAGTTTTTATGTCTATCTTTCCGGCGAGATCCACACCGATTGGCGTGATCAGATCCAGCGCGGCGCCGAGGCCGCCGGGCTGGACGTGGTTTTCACCGCGCCGGTGACCGACCACCCCGCGAGCGACGCCGCCGGCGACCACCTGGGTGAAACCGCGAGCCAGTTCTGGCGTGATCACCAGTCCGCCAAGGTCAATGCCATTCGCACCCGTACCCTCATCAGGAAGAGCGACCTGGTCGTCGTGCGTTTCGGGGACAAGTACAAGCAGTGGAACGCCGCCTTCGATGCGGGCTACTGCGCCGCCCTGGGCAAGCCGTACGTGACCCTCCACGAGGCCGATACCGTCCATCCCCTCAAGGAGGTCGACGCCGAGGCTCAGGCCTGGTGCACGACCACCGACCAGGTGGTGGAGATCCTGCGTTACGTGCTCAAGGCTTGA
- a CDS encoding helix-turn-helix transcriptional regulator: MTTPSGRLLTLLSLLQARRDWPGETLADRLGVSRRTVRRDVDRLRELGYPVQTTKGPAGGYRLAPGSDLPPLLFDDEQAVAVAVALQTATLGVTGVQEAAVRALATIRQVMPSRLRHRVDALQVLTVPPTSSPAATVDPEVLLQVGACCRDHHVLRFDYVDTEGAQSLRRVEPHRLVSRRGRWYAVAWDLDRAAWRTFRVDRVRPRTPIGPRFAPRELTDEMVADLVRPPGETSWPAKGRVVLHASAADVSRWVRPDQGTVTPRDESSCELEIGSWSWPSLAAWLLLFEAEFEVLDPPELVVALEEIAARVGRAMAASGSLGADVSKPGPCPHTVG, translated from the coding sequence ATGACAACTCCGTCCGGACGGCTGCTCACCCTGCTGTCGCTGCTGCAGGCCCGGCGCGACTGGCCGGGCGAGACGCTGGCCGACCGGCTGGGTGTGAGCCGGCGCACGGTGCGACGCGACGTGGACCGGCTGCGGGAGCTGGGCTACCCGGTGCAGACGACCAAGGGCCCGGCCGGTGGCTACCGGCTGGCGCCCGGCAGCGACTTGCCGCCGCTGCTCTTCGACGACGAGCAGGCGGTGGCGGTGGCCGTGGCGCTGCAGACGGCGACGCTGGGAGTGACCGGCGTCCAGGAGGCCGCGGTCCGCGCGCTCGCGACGATCCGCCAGGTCATGCCCTCGCGGCTGCGACACCGGGTCGACGCGCTGCAGGTGCTCACCGTGCCGCCCACCTCTTCGCCCGCTGCCACGGTCGACCCCGAGGTGCTGCTGCAGGTCGGGGCCTGTTGCCGCGACCATCACGTCCTGCGCTTCGACTACGTCGACACCGAAGGTGCGCAGTCTCTGCGCCGGGTCGAGCCACACCGGCTGGTCAGCCGCCGCGGTCGTTGGTATGCCGTGGCCTGGGATCTCGACCGCGCGGCCTGGCGCACGTTCCGCGTCGACCGGGTGCGGCCTCGCACGCCGATCGGCCCCCGCTTCGCCCCGCGCGAGCTGACGGACGAGATGGTCGCCGACCTGGTCCGCCCGCCGGGCGAGACGTCATGGCCGGCCAAGGGGAGGGTGGTCCTCCACGCGTCAGCGGCAGACGTGTCGCGCTGGGTCCGCCCGGACCAGGGCACGGTCACCCCGCGCGACGAGTCCTCCTGCGAGCTGGAGATCGGCTCGTGGTCCTGGCCGTCGCTGGCGGCGTGGCTGCTGCTCTTCGAGGCGGAGTTCGAGGTGCTTGACCCGCCGGAGCTGGTCGTCGCCCTGGAGGAGATCGCTGCCCGGGTGGGGCGGGCGATGGCAGCGTCAGGAAGCCTTGGGGCGGATGTGAGCAAACCCGGGCCTTGCCCGCACACAGTCGGGTGA
- a CDS encoding ABC transporter permease: protein MSTTTLTHPGAPVGAPPAASRRSVVRDSLIVLARELRPTLHDPFSVVFSLIQPIFFLALFGPLLAGNLGGGLPGGEVWQWFVPAILVMISLFGSSTVGANLLFEMQTGAHERMLVTPLARSSLLVGRALKEIVTLVAQAVVIVLVMLPFGFRPHPLGALLGLVLLAVLGVGISALSYALALAVRKQDWMFWVVQQTVLFPLMILSGMLLPLDGGPGWMQALARVNPLSYVVEAERALFAGQLAAGPVLWGFVAALVTAVVGLVVGVRSMRRSD from the coding sequence ATGAGCACCACGACCCTGACCCACCCCGGCGCACCCGTCGGCGCACCCCCCGCGGCGTCGCGCCGCAGCGTCGTGCGCGACAGCCTCATCGTGCTGGCCCGCGAGCTGCGCCCCACCCTGCACGACCCGTTCTCGGTGGTCTTCTCGCTGATCCAGCCGATCTTCTTCCTTGCGCTCTTCGGCCCACTGCTGGCCGGCAACCTCGGGGGCGGGCTGCCCGGGGGAGAGGTCTGGCAGTGGTTCGTCCCCGCGATCCTGGTGATGATCTCGCTCTTCGGCTCCAGCACGGTGGGCGCCAACCTGCTCTTCGAGATGCAGACCGGTGCCCACGAGCGGATGCTCGTCACCCCGCTGGCGCGCTCCTCGCTGCTGGTCGGCCGGGCGCTGAAGGAGATCGTCACCCTGGTCGCCCAGGCGGTCGTCATCGTGCTGGTGATGCTGCCCTTCGGCTTCCGCCCGCACCCCCTCGGCGCGCTGCTCGGGCTGGTCCTGCTGGCGGTGCTGGGTGTCGGCATCAGCGCGCTGAGCTATGCGCTGGCGCTCGCCGTGCGCAAGCAGGACTGGATGTTCTGGGTGGTGCAGCAGACGGTGCTCTTCCCGCTGATGATCCTCTCCGGGATGCTCCTGCCGCTCGACGGCGGGCCGGGATGGATGCAGGCCCTCGCCCGGGTCAACCCTCTGTCGTATGTCGTGGAGGCCGAGCGGGCACTCTTCGCGGGCCAGCTGGCGGCCGGGCCGGTGCTGTGGGGTTTCGTCGCAGCCTTGGTGACAGCGGTGGTCGGGCTGGTCGTCGGGGTTCGGTCGATGCGGCGTAGCGACTGA
- a CDS encoding glutathione peroxidase, with product MSRVTLHDIPLTTLDGRSTTLGEHAGRVLLVVNVASRCGLTPQYAGLEQLQKEYGERGLTVIGFPCDQFGGQEPGTNEEIAQFCSATYGVSFPMMDKVDVNGEDRHPLFTELTQVPDADGQAGDVGWNFEKWVLDATGTPVARFRSRTEPTDPQVVEAIEAALDVRTATR from the coding sequence GTGAGCCGGGTGACGCTCCACGACATCCCCCTGACCACCCTGGACGGCCGCTCCACGACGCTCGGTGAGCACGCCGGCCGAGTCCTGCTCGTCGTCAACGTCGCCTCGCGCTGCGGGCTGACCCCGCAGTACGCCGGCCTCGAGCAGCTGCAGAAGGAGTACGGCGAGCGCGGCCTGACCGTGATCGGTTTTCCCTGCGACCAGTTCGGCGGCCAGGAGCCCGGCACCAACGAGGAGATCGCACAGTTCTGCTCCGCGACCTACGGCGTGAGCTTCCCGATGATGGACAAGGTCGACGTCAACGGCGAGGACCGGCACCCGCTCTTCACCGAGCTGACGCAGGTGCCCGACGCCGACGGTCAGGCCGGCGACGTCGGGTGGAACTTCGAGAAGTGGGTCCTCGACGCCACGGGCACGCCGGTCGCCCGGTTCCGCTCCCGCACCGAGCCGACCGACCCGCAGGTCGTCGAGGCGATCGAGGCGGCACTAGACGTACGCACCGCCACCCGCTGA